A region from the Candidatus Electrothrix scaldis genome encodes:
- the secG gene encoding preprotein translocase subunit SecG, whose product MTTLLIIVHVLVSLFLIVIVLLQHGKGADIGATFGGSGQSVFGSEGPVPLLNKITTFSAIVFMGTSISLAYLSANESTGSIMNDLPVQETTAPVQQEAPVTIPMPEADIQPVEQVEEAAAEAAPAVQETVTAEEETTAAPAAVEDEPVADATQEANIAPAAEESTEQASPVEQVVEPETAPEQAE is encoded by the coding sequence ATGACGACCTTACTTATTATAGTACATGTACTGGTTTCTCTCTTCCTGATTGTCATCGTGCTTTTGCAGCACGGCAAGGGAGCTGATATCGGAGCTACCTTTGGCGGTTCTGGTCAATCAGTCTTCGGATCAGAAGGCCCGGTGCCACTTTTGAACAAGATAACCACCTTTTCGGCGATTGTCTTTATGGGCACCTCAATTTCCTTGGCCTATCTTTCTGCGAATGAGAGCACCGGTTCCATTATGAATGACCTGCCTGTTCAGGAAACTACGGCCCCGGTTCAGCAAGAAGCCCCGGTGACCATTCCTATGCCGGAGGCTGACATCCAGCCTGTAGAACAGGTTGAGGAAGCAGCCGCAGAAGCTGCTCCGGCGGTTCAGGAAACTGTAACTGCTGAGGAAGAAACAACAGCTGCCCCGGCAGCTGTTGAAGACGAACCGGTAGCGGATGCAACACAGGAAGCAAATATTGCGCCTGCTGCCGAGGAATCAACTGAACAAGCTTCTCCTGTTGAGCAAGTAGTAGAACCGGAAACAGCCCCGGAACAGGCTGAATAA
- the tpiA gene encoding triose-phosphate isomerase, with product MTRTPLIAGNWKMHLNRAEAAELAKAVADASKGLTDREVMVAPAYLSLAAVKEAVSESPVKVAAQNVAWEKQGAFTGEISPPMLQDVGVDMVILGHSERRHVFGEDNTMVNQRLLGALQFGLSPILCVGETLDEREQGNTFKVVEEQLSQGLKDVQAEQMQAVVIAYEPVWAIGTGKTATKEQAQEVHAFIRTALEDLYEKTLADSIRILYGGSVKPENIDSLMAQPDVDGALVGGAALQAESFARIINFT from the coding sequence ATGACACGAACACCACTGATCGCCGGAAACTGGAAAATGCACCTGAACCGTGCTGAGGCCGCTGAGTTAGCCAAAGCTGTTGCAGATGCCAGCAAAGGATTAACCGACCGGGAGGTCATGGTCGCCCCTGCCTATCTCTCGCTGGCTGCGGTGAAAGAGGCTGTGAGTGAAAGTCCGGTCAAGGTGGCTGCGCAAAACGTGGCCTGGGAAAAGCAAGGTGCCTTTACCGGTGAGATTTCACCACCTATGTTGCAGGATGTCGGGGTTGACATGGTAATTCTCGGCCATTCAGAGCGCCGCCATGTCTTTGGCGAGGATAATACAATGGTCAATCAGCGCCTGCTGGGCGCTCTGCAATTCGGCCTCTCCCCTATTCTCTGCGTTGGCGAGACCTTGGATGAACGGGAACAGGGCAACACCTTTAAGGTGGTTGAGGAACAACTCAGCCAGGGGCTGAAGGATGTTCAGGCAGAACAGATGCAAGCGGTCGTAATTGCCTACGAACCGGTCTGGGCCATTGGGACCGGAAAAACAGCCACAAAGGAGCAGGCCCAGGAAGTACACGCCTTTATTCGTACTGCTCTTGAAGATTTATACGAAAAAACACTTGCCGACTCTATCAGGATATTGTATGGTGGCTCGGTCAAACCTGAAAATATTGACAGCCTCATGGCTCAGCCTGACGTTGACGGCGCTCTGGTGGGCGGCGCAGCCTTGCAGGCAGAGTCATTTGCTAGGATAATCAATTTTACATGA